From a region of the Candidatus Palauibacter polyketidifaciens genome:
- a CDS encoding HD domain-containing protein — protein MARIRTIRDPLWGNVRVEQDAAEILDAPQFQRLRRVKQLGFAHLVYPGGVHNRFLHALGVYHLVSRAISCLERDGHLEVLDAEDMGELPVVRLGALLHDVGHYAFSHALEELGPGAIPGDHEEIAARFMAADPIRRVLERRGPDAAARIGALIRGQSSHPLQGLISGSLDLDKIDYLRRDSLFCGVPYGAVDVDRLLPALTVAREGAGRPLELAVSEKGLSALETLLFSKYQMFRNVYWHHAVRAATLTFVRLVQTALESGLLSSEDLTGPTDEELLSLIDQRIARSSAGGGHDPDSALGRAAKLLRTLVDRRLPKRLVELTGDQLPNALSSWPSRRADLVAALERRMALEWGLSEGAVMLDYPSYPGMLELNLLLVRNDGEVRRLTTLGERGLIDIPRLGRSLHHSARVLRIFSFEPSAPRDPKPVLALIEASEEEVEARLHSGAPLLT, from the coding sequence ATGGCCAGAATACGCACCATCCGTGATCCCCTGTGGGGGAACGTCCGCGTGGAACAGGACGCGGCCGAGATTCTCGACGCGCCCCAGTTCCAGCGACTGCGGCGCGTCAAGCAACTCGGCTTCGCCCACCTCGTGTATCCCGGCGGCGTCCACAACCGCTTCCTGCACGCCCTCGGCGTCTACCATCTCGTGTCGCGGGCCATCTCCTGCCTCGAGCGCGACGGACACCTCGAGGTGCTGGATGCGGAAGACATGGGTGAACTGCCGGTGGTTCGCCTCGGCGCGCTCCTCCACGACGTCGGGCACTACGCCTTCTCGCACGCGTTGGAGGAGCTCGGTCCGGGAGCGATCCCCGGAGACCACGAGGAGATCGCGGCGCGCTTCATGGCGGCGGACCCCATCCGGCGCGTCCTCGAGCGGCGTGGCCCGGATGCCGCGGCGCGCATCGGCGCCCTCATCCGGGGGCAGTCGAGCCACCCGCTGCAGGGGCTGATTTCGGGATCGCTGGATCTCGACAAGATCGACTACCTCCGGCGCGACTCCCTCTTCTGCGGCGTGCCGTACGGGGCCGTGGACGTCGACCGCCTCCTCCCCGCGCTGACCGTCGCCCGCGAAGGGGCCGGACGTCCGCTCGAACTCGCGGTCAGCGAGAAGGGACTCAGCGCGCTGGAGACGCTCCTATTCTCGAAGTACCAGATGTTCCGCAACGTCTACTGGCACCATGCCGTGCGCGCCGCGACGCTGACCTTCGTGCGCCTCGTCCAGACGGCGCTCGAGAGCGGTCTGCTCTCGTCGGAGGACCTGACGGGCCCGACAGACGAGGAGCTGCTATCGCTCATCGATCAGCGGATTGCGCGGTCGTCGGCGGGCGGGGGGCACGATCCCGACTCGGCGCTCGGCCGTGCGGCGAAGCTCCTCCGCACGCTCGTGGACCGGCGTCTGCCGAAGCGGCTCGTGGAGTTGACGGGCGACCAGCTACCGAACGCGTTGTCGTCGTGGCCGTCGCGGCGCGCGGACCTCGTTGCCGCGCTCGAGCGGCGCATGGCCCTCGAGTGGGGTCTCTCAGAGGGAGCGGTGATGCTCGATTATCCGAGCTACCCCGGCATGCTCGAACTCAACCTGCTCCTCGTGCGGAACGACGGCGAAGTCCGCCGGCTGACCACGCTGGGTGAGCGAGGCCTCATCGACATCCCCCGGCTCGGACGTTCCCTGCACCACTCGGCGCGCGTGCTGCGCATCTTCTCCTTCGAACCTTCCGCTCCGCGCGATCCGAAGCCGGTGCTGGCGCTGATCGAAGCTTCTGAGGAGGAGGTGGAGGCACGGCTCCACTCGGGAGCCCCGCTCCTGACCTGA
- a CDS encoding dipeptide epimerase — MRISWEPFYVETAHPFGISRGVKTGDDLVWVRLEHEGIEGWGEADPSGYYGETADTVEAALKKLAPRIEEVEDPFQLEVIERDLANLLGRSGSARCALSSALHDWVGKRAGLPLWKLWGLNPDDAPLSSFTIGIDAPEVMARKTREAEAWPILKIKLGSDDDEARLSAVRGAAPDKILRVDANAAWTPAEAIEGIAMCAEYGVEFVEQPLPPTENDELAFVRSRAVLPIVVDESSIVATDIPRLDGLVDGINIKLAKCGGPREALRMVHTARACGLSVMLGCMLETSLGIAPAAHLASLVDYADLDGAALLRSDPFTGPHLEEGRIVLPDRPGLGVEPATGAAA, encoded by the coding sequence ATGAGAATCTCGTGGGAGCCGTTCTACGTCGAAACGGCGCACCCCTTCGGCATCAGCCGCGGCGTGAAGACCGGCGACGACCTGGTGTGGGTGCGACTGGAGCATGAGGGGATCGAGGGCTGGGGCGAGGCGGATCCGTCCGGGTACTACGGGGAGACGGCGGATACGGTGGAGGCCGCGCTGAAGAAGCTGGCCCCCCGCATCGAGGAGGTGGAAGACCCGTTCCAGCTCGAGGTCATCGAGCGGGACCTTGCGAACCTCCTCGGCCGGAGCGGGTCGGCCCGCTGCGCGCTCTCGTCGGCGCTTCACGACTGGGTCGGAAAGCGCGCGGGCCTTCCGCTCTGGAAGCTCTGGGGCCTGAATCCGGACGACGCGCCGCTCAGTTCGTTCACGATCGGGATCGACGCTCCGGAGGTCATGGCCCGGAAGACGCGCGAGGCCGAAGCGTGGCCGATCCTCAAGATCAAGCTCGGAAGCGACGACGATGAAGCGCGGCTGAGCGCGGTACGCGGCGCGGCGCCGGACAAGATCCTGCGCGTGGACGCGAACGCGGCCTGGACTCCCGCCGAAGCCATCGAGGGGATCGCGATGTGCGCCGAATACGGCGTGGAGTTCGTGGAACAACCGCTCCCGCCGACGGAGAACGACGAGCTGGCCTTCGTCCGCTCGCGTGCGGTTCTCCCCATCGTCGTGGACGAGTCGAGCATCGTGGCGACCGACATTCCGCGACTCGACGGCCTCGTCGACGGCATCAACATCAAGCTCGCGAAGTGCGGAGGTCCGCGAGAGGCGCTCCGCATGGTTCACACCGCGCGCGCCTGCGGCCTCTCGGTCATGCTCGGGTGCATGCTGGAGACGAGTCTCGGGATCGCGCCCGCGGCGCACCTCGCCTCGCTTGTGGACTACGCGGACCTGGACGGCGCCGCGCTCCTGCGTTCCGATCCGTTCACCGGCCCGCATCTCGAGGAGGGCCGAATCGTCCTGCCCGACCGTCCCGGGCTCGGCGTCGAACCAGCCACGGGGGCGGCCGCCTGA
- a CDS encoding histone deacetylase: protein MGLFQHPDCSRHDTGWGHPEHQGRLRAVMGALERALPELHEDVLPVMPPAAEITQLERAHTPGHVERTRAICDRSVESGGIVRIDPDTPVSPGSWDAAVAASGCGVAAVDAVLDGTCRAAFCAVRPPGHHATADRAMGFCLFNNIAVAARHALARPEVERVLIVDWDVHHGNGTQDIFYDDPSVFFLSMHEYPLFPGTGSADQRGRGAGEGTTLNLPMPGGLPPERYVETLLEGVDRALARFEPDVTLISAGFDAGAEDPLGGFTLTPAHFDTLTHEVVGRTRATARNRVVSFLEGGYNPDELGRNVVSHLTALRDATG, encoded by the coding sequence CTGGGTCTCTTTCAGCATCCCGACTGCAGTCGGCACGACACGGGCTGGGGTCATCCGGAGCATCAGGGACGGCTCCGCGCCGTGATGGGCGCGCTCGAGCGGGCGTTGCCCGAACTTCACGAGGACGTCCTCCCCGTCATGCCGCCCGCGGCCGAGATCACCCAACTGGAACGGGCCCACACGCCGGGACACGTGGAACGGACGCGGGCGATCTGCGACCGGTCCGTCGAGAGCGGAGGGATCGTGCGGATCGATCCCGATACGCCGGTCTCGCCGGGAAGCTGGGACGCCGCCGTCGCCGCGTCCGGGTGCGGGGTCGCGGCGGTGGACGCGGTCCTCGACGGAACGTGCCGTGCGGCTTTCTGCGCCGTGCGCCCGCCGGGACACCACGCGACGGCGGACCGGGCCATGGGATTCTGCCTCTTCAACAACATCGCCGTGGCCGCCCGCCACGCCCTGGCCCGGCCGGAAGTCGAGCGGGTTCTGATCGTGGACTGGGACGTGCACCACGGAAACGGGACCCAGGACATCTTCTACGACGATCCCTCGGTCTTCTTCCTCTCGATGCACGAGTACCCCCTCTTCCCCGGCACCGGGTCCGCGGATCAACGCGGACGGGGAGCGGGGGAGGGAACGACGCTGAATCTTCCCATGCCCGGGGGTCTTCCGCCCGAGCGCTACGTGGAGACGCTGCTCGAGGGCGTGGACCGGGCACTGGCCCGCTTCGAACCCGACGTCACGCTCATCTCCGCCGGATTCGACGCGGGGGCGGAGGATCCGCTTGGGGGCTTCACCCTCACCCCGGCGCACTTCGACACGCTGACGCACGAGGTCGTCGGACGGACGCGGGCCACGGCCCGAAACCGCGTGGTCTCGTTCCTCGAGGGCGGTTACAATCCCGACGAACTGGGACGCAACGTCGTCTCGCACCTGACGGCCCTGCGCGACGCCACGGGCTGA
- a CDS encoding M24 family metallopeptidase: MPDLDATFLETASRELERQKIDAWLLYDFRALNPLAAHLVGLPEGQKRRYFVLIEPGRTPHALVQKIEVSGWDRWPHRLTSYVGWDEMETALQEMLHGTDTVAMEVSPRDSIPYVDHVPAGVVELVESLGPRIVSSVELISGTAAQWGARGHALHHEAAEILARTARTAFELAVRAAGLTPAADRETAAAFDASAEPTPATEHDLAEWIRARLRAEGLTEVDTIVAVGPNAAKPHYEPRAEGSSALTADQVFMVDLWGRAAGEPDAIFADQTWMGFLGPEPPAEVIAAWDAVVAARDAAVEVIRKDPGATGADADRAAREALIARGYEDAIFHRTGHGIDREIHGVGPTLDSIEMRDDRRLVAGVGFSVEPGVYLEGRFGHRTEIDVYMREDGPEVTPSRIQYNLWRTTGT; the protein is encoded by the coding sequence TTGCCCGACCTTGACGCCACCTTCCTGGAGACTGCTTCCCGGGAGCTCGAACGACAGAAGATCGACGCCTGGCTGCTGTACGACTTCCGGGCCCTCAATCCGCTGGCGGCGCACCTCGTCGGCCTGCCTGAAGGCCAGAAGCGCCGGTATTTCGTCCTCATCGAGCCCGGGCGGACGCCGCACGCGCTCGTCCAGAAGATCGAAGTGTCCGGATGGGACCGGTGGCCGCATCGGCTCACGAGCTACGTCGGCTGGGATGAGATGGAGACCGCGCTGCAGGAGATGCTGCACGGCACGGATACGGTCGCGATGGAGGTGAGCCCCCGCGACTCGATCCCGTACGTGGACCACGTCCCCGCCGGCGTCGTCGAACTCGTGGAGTCGCTCGGGCCCCGGATCGTCAGTTCGGTGGAGCTGATCTCCGGGACGGCGGCGCAATGGGGGGCACGCGGGCACGCGCTGCACCACGAGGCGGCCGAGATCCTGGCGCGGACCGCGCGAACGGCGTTCGAGTTGGCCGTGCGCGCGGCGGGGCTCACGCCCGCGGCGGATCGCGAAACGGCCGCCGCCTTCGACGCCTCCGCCGAGCCGACCCCGGCCACGGAGCACGACCTCGCCGAGTGGATCCGGGCGCGCCTGCGCGCCGAGGGCCTGACAGAAGTCGACACGATCGTCGCGGTGGGCCCCAACGCCGCCAAGCCGCACTACGAACCGCGCGCCGAGGGATCGTCCGCTCTGACGGCGGACCAGGTGTTCATGGTGGATCTGTGGGGGCGCGCGGCCGGGGAACCTGACGCGATCTTCGCCGACCAGACATGGATGGGTTTCCTCGGCCCGGAGCCGCCCGCCGAGGTGATCGCCGCCTGGGACGCGGTCGTCGCGGCGCGCGACGCAGCGGTCGAGGTCATCCGGAAGGACCCGGGCGCCACGGGTGCGGACGCGGACCGGGCGGCCCGGGAGGCGCTGATCGCGCGCGGCTACGAGGACGCCATCTTCCATCGGACGGGGCACGGGATCGACCGCGAAATCCACGGCGTCGGTCCCACGCTGGACAGCATCGAGATGCGGGACGACCGGCGGCTCGTGGCGGGCGTCGGCTTTTCCGTCGAGCCCGGCGTCTACCTGGAGGGACGCTTCGGCCACCGGACGGAAATCGATGTCTACATGCGCGAGGATGGGCCCGAAGTCACTCCGTCCCGGATCCAGTACAACCTCTGGCGGACGACCGGAACATGA
- a CDS encoding radical SAM protein, whose protein sequence is MRLDHLDTLWFQVTGTICNLRCVHCFISCAPDNDSFEFLSLAEVEDWLRRSEKWGVKEYYFTGGEPFMHPDLPAMLERTLERGPASVLTNGTLLPARALKPIARTARAASYSLEMRVSLDGPSPETNDPIRGDGTFDRAMDGVRKLLESGFLPIITATQVWEPERDEEVRQAFVARLRALGYEHPRLKILPSLRIGREADRVRPYTHEERVTEAMMEGYEENQLLCASSRVVTNRGIYACPILIETPAARLGSTLEEASRPVRLDESACYTCWLHGAICSNYGGIGQDVS, encoded by the coding sequence GTGCGCCTGGATCACCTGGATACACTCTGGTTCCAGGTGACCGGGACGATCTGCAACCTGCGCTGCGTCCACTGCTTCATCAGCTGCGCCCCGGACAACGACAGCTTCGAGTTTCTCTCCCTCGCCGAGGTCGAGGACTGGCTCCGGCGCTCCGAGAAGTGGGGCGTCAAGGAGTACTACTTCACCGGCGGCGAGCCCTTCATGCATCCGGACCTCCCGGCCATGCTGGAACGGACCCTCGAGCGGGGACCCGCTTCCGTGCTGACGAACGGGACTCTGCTCCCCGCGCGGGCCCTGAAGCCCATCGCCCGGACCGCCCGCGCGGCGAGCTACTCGCTCGAGATGCGCGTTTCCCTCGACGGGCCGTCCCCCGAGACGAACGACCCCATCCGCGGCGACGGCACCTTCGATCGCGCCATGGACGGCGTCCGGAAGCTGCTTGAGTCGGGATTCCTGCCGATCATCACCGCCACGCAGGTGTGGGAACCGGAACGGGACGAAGAGGTGCGGCAGGCCTTCGTCGCCCGGCTTCGAGCGCTCGGATACGAGCACCCGCGGCTCAAGATTCTCCCGTCCCTCCGAATCGGGCGCGAGGCGGACCGCGTGCGCCCCTACACGCATGAGGAGCGTGTGACGGAGGCGATGATGGAGGGGTACGAGGAGAACCAGTTGCTCTGCGCGTCGAGCCGGGTGGTGACGAACCGCGGCATCTACGCCTGTCCGATCCTCATCGAGACGCCGGCGGCCCGCTTGGGTTCGACGCTGGAGGAAGCGTCCCGCCCGGTGCGCCTCGACGAGTCCGCGTGCTACACGTGTTGGCTGCACGGCGCGATCTGCTCCAACTACGGGGGCATCGGGCAGGATGTCTCCTGA
- a CDS encoding phosphoribosylanthranilate isomerase, producing the protein MSQRKPAVKICCIRTPEEAALAARHGATAIGLVSAMPSGPGVIDDAAIRRIAAAAPRGVATFLLTSRTDPEEIAAQQRDARADTLQLVDRLAPDALRSLRRLLPGVALVQVVHVRGEHSVEEAAAVAPLVDAVLLDSGNPDLVVRQLGGTGRVHDWGHSRRIVERADCPVYLAGGLRPTNVAAALQAVRPFGVDVCSGVRTDGRLDERLLRRFMREARGGGSG; encoded by the coding sequence CTGAGTCAACGGAAGCCCGCGGTCAAGATCTGCTGCATCAGGACCCCCGAAGAGGCCGCGCTCGCCGCCCGTCACGGGGCGACGGCGATCGGGCTCGTCTCCGCGATGCCGAGCGGACCGGGAGTCATCGATGACGCCGCGATCCGCCGCATCGCGGCTGCGGCCCCGCGCGGCGTCGCGACCTTCCTGCTCACGTCGCGGACGGACCCGGAGGAGATCGCGGCCCAGCAGCGCGACGCCCGGGCCGACACACTCCAGCTCGTGGACCGGCTGGCGCCCGACGCGCTCCGCAGCCTGCGCCGCCTGTTGCCGGGCGTCGCGCTCGTCCAGGTCGTCCACGTCCGGGGAGAGCACTCGGTGGAGGAGGCCGCCGCGGTGGCGCCGCTGGTCGACGCCGTCCTTCTCGACTCGGGCAACCCGGACCTCGTCGTGCGGCAACTCGGGGGCACGGGCCGCGTTCACGACTGGGGTCACAGCCGCAGGATCGTCGAGCGGGCCGACTGCCCGGTCTATCTTGCAGGAGGCCTCCGGCCGACGAACGTGGCCGCGGCTCTGCAAGCGGTCCGTCCCTTCGGCGTGGACGTCTGCTCGGGCGTGAGAACGGACGGGCGACTCGACGAGAGGCTGCTGCGACGCTTCATGCGCGAAGCGAGGGGCGGCGGGTCCGGCTAG
- a CDS encoding metallophosphoesterase family protein, translated as MSPEPRRIAVFGGVYSNHLALAAAIEDATDRGAEALYCLGDLGAFGPHPDRVFPLLIDHDVRVLRGNYDDSIARGLEDCQCGYTDPRDNHFARLSYRYTFRNTDERWRRWMDRLPGEIRLEINGARVLMCHGSPRRMNEFLWESATSTQFLTWLAREYEADIVLATHTGIPWQRSLPGGGLFANVGVLGRPANDGRTEVWYALLDFGAAMEAPAALKFVPVGYDHERLAGEMRDEELPEEFVDTILTGWWTTCLEVLPARERALGRF; from the coding sequence ATGTCTCCTGAACCGCGCCGGATCGCCGTCTTCGGCGGTGTCTACAGCAACCACCTGGCGCTGGCGGCCGCGATCGAGGACGCCACGGACCGGGGGGCGGAAGCGCTCTATTGCCTGGGCGACCTCGGAGCGTTCGGCCCCCATCCGGACCGCGTGTTTCCGCTCCTCATCGACCACGATGTCCGCGTCCTGCGCGGGAACTACGACGATTCGATCGCGCGTGGCCTCGAGGATTGCCAGTGCGGCTACACCGACCCGCGCGACAACCACTTCGCGCGGCTCTCATACCGCTACACGTTCCGGAACACGGACGAGCGGTGGCGCCGCTGGATGGACCGTCTCCCCGGCGAGATCCGCCTCGAGATAAACGGCGCGCGGGTGCTCATGTGCCACGGCAGCCCCCGGCGCATGAATGAATTCCTCTGGGAATCGGCGACCTCGACACAGTTCCTGACCTGGCTCGCCCGCGAGTACGAAGCGGACATCGTGCTCGCGACCCATACCGGGATTCCGTGGCAGCGCTCGCTGCCCGGCGGCGGGCTCTTCGCGAACGTCGGCGTTCTGGGCCGGCCCGCGAACGACGGGCGGACGGAGGTGTGGTACGCGCTCCTCGATTTCGGCGCCGCCATGGAGGCGCCGGCGGCCCTGAAGTTCGTGCCCGTAGGCTACGATCACGAACGCCTCGCGGGTGAGATGCGCGACGAAGAGCTGCCGGAGGAGTTCGTGGACACGATCCTCACGGGCTGGTGGACGACCTGCCTCGAAGTCCTCCCGGCCCGCGAACGCGCGCTCGGTCGGTTCTGA
- a CDS encoding RNA polymerase sigma factor RpoD/SigA: MDREGLSPNILERYLEELGRYPLLSPTEERETARSARGGDASALDRLIRANLRFVISIARRYRNKGLSFLDLIQEGNVGLVIAARKFDPDHGVKFISYAVWWIRQAILSAIAKQGRPVRVPLNRATELARMIRARGELRQTLDREPSDREIAAETGLTIPTVQLLRRLNAREVRLDARVGAADDSDLAERFLADETDVEEVVERRMLKRHIADGLRRLRPRDARVVRLYYGLQGEDPHTLEQIGRLLGVTRERVRQLRDRALRELREGPEGQSLATFAT, encoded by the coding sequence ATGGATCGCGAGGGTTTGTCGCCCAACATCCTCGAACGTTACCTCGAGGAACTGGGTCGTTATCCGCTCCTGAGCCCCACCGAGGAACGTGAGACCGCCCGCTCCGCTCGTGGCGGCGATGCGTCCGCCCTCGACCGCCTCATCCGCGCGAATCTTCGCTTCGTCATCTCCATCGCCCGAAGATACCGCAACAAGGGGCTGAGCTTCCTCGACCTAATTCAGGAGGGGAACGTCGGCCTGGTCATCGCCGCCCGGAAGTTCGATCCGGACCACGGGGTGAAGTTCATCAGCTACGCCGTGTGGTGGATTCGCCAGGCGATTCTGTCCGCGATCGCGAAGCAGGGCAGGCCCGTGCGGGTACCGCTCAATCGGGCGACCGAGTTGGCGCGCATGATCCGTGCGCGGGGTGAACTGCGTCAGACCCTCGACCGTGAGCCCAGCGATCGCGAGATCGCGGCCGAGACGGGGTTGACGATACCCACGGTCCAGCTGCTGCGAAGACTGAATGCGCGTGAGGTGCGACTCGACGCGCGGGTCGGGGCCGCCGACGACAGCGACCTGGCGGAGCGGTTCCTCGCGGACGAGACGGATGTCGAGGAAGTCGTGGAACGGCGGATGCTGAAGCGGCACATCGCCGATGGCCTGCGGCGCTTGCGTCCGCGGGACGCGCGCGTCGTCCGGCTGTACTACGGACTGCAGGGCGAAGACCCCCATACGCTGGAGCAGATTGGTCGCTTGCTGGGCGTCACGCGCGAACGCGTCCGGCAGCTCCGCGATCGAGCGCTCCGTGAGTTGCGGGAAGGCCCCGAGGGACAGAGCCTCGCGACCTTCGCGACCTGA